The nucleotide window GGGCAATTGAAGCAATCGTTTTGCAAGTAAACTGCTTTCTGAGTGTATTTCGTTGTTTAATTTGAGCAGGCGGTTTGCGTATTGGTTCGCATTTCTTTTTTCATGGAAATAAAGTAACAGCAAGACGAGCGAAGAAGCGGCAAAAAACAAGATCGTAAAAAACCAAGCCGCCCGCTGCGCAAAAGACGGGCCATCGACTGTTTGAGAGAGATTAGATTCAGCAACAAGAACAACGCTTGGAATAAAAGCGCTCGTTTCAATAGTCGTTTGAATCAAATGGTGCGGTAGAAGTTCATCAAATAAACAACTCTGCGCAAACGTCGATACACAAATTACGATTGCTAAAAATCCGTTAACCATTGAGACGAACCTAACGCTGAATTATTTATTCAATACAACCAAGCAATGCAGAAGTTCGATATTAATATAGAACAAAATAAAATCATTAGATATGGTCAAGTCCCCGCATAGATTTACATAGAATTTCAACAATGAAGACGTTATGAAACATCGACAATGAAATATTTTTTTAATCGTGTCGTCTAAAAGATTGTCCGATTTTAGTTAAACCCCGTATTAAGATGTAGATTCTTCTTGCGATTCATTTTCTTCTTCTTCTTCATTATCCCCAACCGATGAACCGGTGCGCAGCAGCGGGTTATCTTCAATCGAAAGCAGGATCGTAGAAAAGAAATCTTTACGGCTGTTTTTCGCCTTGTCGCTATCACCTTCAAAATCGACGGAATCATTTGGATTGCAAAGGATACGCAGATAGCGCCGAAAGACGCCCTTATCGAGATGCGCCGATTCGGCGACGGTGAGTTCATCAACGCCCATGTCGATCAGATATCCATACGTTTCGCCGTTTTCGTCATCAATATCCCGTTCAAATAAGCTAAATTCCTTCTGCTTTTCGATCATTTCAGGGATGTAGTCGCGACGGTAATGGATATCCGTATTGCGGTCAGATTGACGCTCAAGCTCGCTTCGGCCTTTCATTTGCTCCCAATATTGTCTCGCGGCCTTCACGTCGTCGCCTTTGACGAGCAAGTGGCTCGGCGGCATGTATCCACGCCCCATGATTGATGAAACGGCGCTAAATAATTCGACGAGATGGGCTAGATAGTTTTGGCAGACATAATGGCGCGCCTGAGCATGAGTCCCATAAAAAATGACGCGCTTAGGAAACTGGTTTAACACAATGCGGAGTGATTCGTACCCGGAATTGATTTTCGCCAAAACTCGGGAACGAAACACCGGTGAAATTTCGTTGCGCAATAAAAATTCACGGATTTTACGGTGGTCTGTCCGGTTGAACGCAATTCCATCGGCAAACTGCCAGCCATAAAAATACGATACCAGTATCTCAATTTTTTGCGCATCATACTGAAGCCCGTTCTTATAGACTTCATTCTCTAATTTGGCGATGAACTCAGAGGCGCCCTGCAAGTCTTCCATCGCTTCTTGAAGGATCGTGTTCAAGGCTCGACTTTTTAATGCCTGAAGAGATTTTTTCACCTCTCCGCTGCCTGAAGGCGAATATTTTTTAAATTCATCCCGGCAGGCGAATACCCAATGCCGCCAGCCTTCAAGACCTTGTAGAGTATATAATGTTTCGTTCTGTTCATTTTTTACCGGGAAGCCTCCAGAGCCAGACGCCAGAATGGTCTTACCAACATTTGTCATCAATTGGCGAAAGCGAAAGGTTCCATATTGGCCAAGCGTGTTGCCTGGATTAATTCGGACGCCAAAGTCGCTCATCACTTTGCGCGCTTGACTCTCAGACGTGTTAGCGATTTCCGACAACATCTTCTTGATGATGATGGTCGCACAATTCGCCATGCGTCCACGTCGGTCTATAATATTTTGGATCTGCTTTCGAATGCCGTTTTCGTCAACTTTTTCGCCTGTGGCGTGTCGATTGCATAAATCTTCAAAGAAGCGCAGATCGTCTGAATTAAGCCAAACCCCCTGACGCTCAAATGCCTGTTTAACAATCCTCTCTCCCCAGACGCGGTCATTGGCGCTTTTTCTCCAACCCCACTTATAAAAAGGAGATTCTTGTTCTTTTGACCAACTCTTGGCCAGGCCTAAGTCGACCAAAATTGCTTGAGAAAAATTTTTCTTCCCAAGCGACCGGGTTAGAAGAAAAAAGACGGCAGCAACCAGAAAAAGCCCACAGGCGGACGCAATAAGAACCAAAATGTGTTTACCTCACCTGATATAAATCCAATAGAAATCAACCACGCGGCGTATTTCAACGAACGGCATAAATATGCAGCATTTTTTTCGCTGAATGCTTGATTCGCCCGCGCATTCTATAATGTATTCTCCCTCATAATCTCTAGAAGAAAAGAGCAAAAAACCGGTTACGGAAAAATTCCCACAACCGGCTCAAAAATTCATTCGAAAGCCTCGAATGTTTTACGTAAGAAACGCCTAGCCTAATGACCAGGGTTTGCGGTATTCATAATGCAGTAAGTCGTTTGCCTCAGGGTTGTTAGGAATCGATTCGGTTTTTGCGTCCCAGTCGATTCGCGATTTTGTGGCCCAGGCGATATTGGCTAAGTGCGAAAACGTCGTTGAGCGATGACCGATCTCAATATCACAATTACACACATCCCGGCTCTTGATACAATCGACGAAATTGCGGATATGCTGTTCCGTCAAGTCGCCGTCCGTTGCTTTGACTTGTTCCTTTTTCGCCGTATCCGGGTCTTCTTGAAACTGCCCCGGGGTTGAGGGATTAATGATATAACTCGATTCATTGGCGTAGAAATTTCCCTGCGTCCCGCGCAATTCAATTTCTCCATACTCCAGCGCAGAGCCTCCGCTGGCTTCATATTGACCAAACACCATCAACATCCCAGAAGGCAATTCGTGAATGACTTCGAGCGTATCGGGCACGGTACGGTCATCTTTGATGGCAAAACGGCCGCCGTGCGCGGAAATGGAAATGGGCGCTTGTTCATCGACCATCCAGCGGATTGCGTCAAAATAATGCACACCCCAATTCGCGACTTGGGATGAATAAGACTGCCACCAACGAAACTTATACAACGACATGTTGTCTTGATACGGACGTTCTGGGCGCGGCCCTAACCATAGGTCCCAATCCATCCCTTTCGGTGGATTCGAGGGCTTTTGAGCGCCGATGCCGTTCGGGTACATATTGCTAATCCGGTAGGAGCGCGCAACGGTGACTTTTCCAATATCGCCGCGCTGCACCCGCTGGTGGGCTGCGTCATATAATTTTGATGACCGCCGGTGCAACCCCACTTGCGCAACCCGGTTATAGCGACGGGCGGCTTCCACCATTTTGCGGCCTTCAACGACGGTAACCGATAAGGGTTTCTCGACATAAACGTCTTTGCCGGATTGACAGGCTTGAATCATTT belongs to Candidatus Hinthialibacter antarcticus and includes:
- a CDS encoding Gfo/Idh/MocA family oxidoreductase, with amino-acid sequence METQNNKNRRSFMKTTAASLALSAPAVQRALGANDKVRVGFIGVGNRGTQLLHGFMKQPDVEIAALCDVFEPYRLRKRELIDDALIDDLGGRIPMLGETFDPEPVRYADFRRVLDQKDIDAVVIASPDHWHAIQMIQACQSGKDVYVEKPLSVTVVEGRKMVEAARRYNRVAQVGLHRRSSKLYDAAHQRVQRGDIGKVTVARSYRISNMYPNGIGAQKPSNPPKGMDWDLWLGPRPERPYQDNMSLYKFRWWQSYSSQVANWGVHYFDAIRWMVDEQAPISISAHGGRFAIKDDRTVPDTLEVIHELPSGMLMVFGQYEASGGSALEYGEIELRGTQGNFYANESSYIINPSTPGQFQEDPDTAKKEQVKATDGDLTEQHIRNFVDCIKSRDVCNCDIEIGHRSTTFSHLANIAWATKSRIDWDAKTESIPNNPEANDLLHYEYRKPWSLG